One window of the Runella slithyformis DSM 19594 genome contains the following:
- a CDS encoding MbnP family protein produces MNIGFLWTSTVSLLLLVVSQSCKSDPDPTELNSLTLTFDNRVGDKTLALATGTYQNTLGEDFTVTTFNYFISNISLKKSDGTTFTYPQDSSYFLVRETFPASKQIVLKRIPAGNYTAVTFTIGVDSLRNTMDISRRKGVLDPGDASHEGDGMYWSWNSGYIFLKLEGTSSKVTPDPAGNQKFRYHIGGYGGYNAKTFNNLRTVTLPLGAIAAKVGPNRQPAVTITTDIAKVFDGPQKISLAATPTVMFSEYSTTVATNYASMFRVSDVKE; encoded by the coding sequence ATGAATATCGGATTTTTATGGACATCAACCGTTTCATTGCTGTTATTGGTGGTAAGTCAATCCTGCAAATCAGATCCCGACCCTACCGAACTCAATTCCCTGACACTGACGTTCGACAATCGCGTCGGTGACAAAACCCTTGCTTTAGCGACCGGCACCTACCAAAACACCCTTGGAGAAGACTTTACGGTTACGACCTTTAATTATTTCATCAGCAATATTTCCCTCAAAAAATCAGACGGAACAACCTTTACCTATCCGCAGGACTCCTCTTATTTTTTGGTTAGGGAAACATTTCCTGCATCCAAACAGATTGTGTTGAAGCGAATTCCTGCGGGCAATTACACCGCCGTAACATTTACCATCGGTGTTGACAGCCTCCGAAATACAATGGACATCAGCCGCCGAAAAGGAGTGCTCGACCCGGGCGATGCCTCCCATGAAGGCGACGGCATGTATTGGTCCTGGAACTCCGGTTATATTTTTTTAAAACTCGAAGGTACCTCTTCCAAAGTAACTCCCGACCCGGCAGGCAACCAAAAGTTCAGGTATCATATCGGAGGCTACGGTGGCTACAACGCCAAAACCTTCAACAATCTCCGCACCGTCACACTGCCGCTGGGAGCCATTGCGGCCAAGGTGGGCCCCAACCGACAACCCGCTGTAACGATCACAACGGATATAGCCAAAGTGTTTGACGGGCCTCAAAAAATCAGTTTGGCCGCTACCCCTACCGTGATGTTTTCAGAATATTCCACCACCGTTGCTACCAATTACGCGTCCATGTTTCGGGTATCTGACGTAAAAGAATAA
- a CDS encoding PAS domain-containing protein, translated as MFSTSAFANMIRQSYVQTEGDAPLFCWDIIQLNRATTTNTQQDFYGLKTIMATRQWSLNLNFRELLQNHYTIVITDPRQAIQWVSSSFQKMTGYSKLEAIGQKPSFLQGKNTDPQQLIYLREQLSAGLKTQTEIVNYRKNGEEYLCWIEALPVLNRKGELVNYLAIEKEVKQLG; from the coding sequence ATGTTTTCAACGTCCGCTTTTGCCAACATGATACGACAGTCGTACGTACAAACGGAAGGTGATGCTCCGCTCTTTTGCTGGGACATTATCCAACTGAACCGGGCAACAACAACCAATACGCAGCAAGATTTTTACGGACTCAAAACCATCATGGCCACCCGCCAATGGTCGTTAAATCTCAATTTCAGAGAATTGCTCCAAAACCACTACACAATAGTCATTACCGATCCCCGCCAGGCGATTCAATGGGTAAGCTCATCATTTCAGAAAATGACAGGGTACTCCAAACTCGAGGCTATCGGTCAAAAACCAAGTTTTTTACAGGGAAAAAATACTGATCCTCAACAATTAATATATCTGAGAGAGCAACTTAGCGCAGGACTGAAAACCCAAACGGAAATCGTCAATTACCGCAAAAACGGAGAAGAGTACCTGTGTTGGATTGAAGCGCTGCCCGTTTTGAATCGCAAAGGAGAGTTGGTCAATTACCTGGCCATTGAAAAAGAAGTAAAGCAGCTTGGCTGA
- a CDS encoding transposase produces the protein MNPHYIQFFTATILWWKKLLQPDKYKQIIIDSMRFLVNDKRVKIYGFVIMPNHIHLIWRIQENHFLEDVQRDFLKYTAQQIKFDLQAHHPQVLATFEVNLKDRKYQFWERNPLSIDLFDRKTVEQKLVYIHNNPLQEKWNLAVHPSNYHYSSFQFYETLVDDFGFLTHYREDY, from the coding sequence ATGAATCCTCACTATATTCAGTTTTTTACTGCCACCATCTTATGGTGGAAAAAACTCCTGCAACCGGATAAGTACAAACAAATCATCATCGACAGTATGCGTTTTTTAGTGAATGACAAACGAGTGAAAATTTACGGATTTGTCATTATGCCTAATCACATTCACCTTATTTGGCGAATTCAGGAAAACCACTTTTTGGAAGATGTTCAGCGTGATTTTCTGAAATATACGGCACAACAAATCAAATTTGATTTACAGGCACACCATCCACAGGTTTTAGCTACATTTGAAGTAAACCTGAAAGACAGAAAATATCAATTTTGGGAGCGAAATCCATTGAGTATTGATCTATTTGACCGAAAAACCGTGGAGCAAAAACTGGTGTACATACACAACAATCCGTTGCAGGAAAAATGGAACTTAGCCGTTCATCCGAGCAATTATCACTATTCATCATTTCAGTTTTACGAAACTCTGGTGGATGACTTTGGCTTTTTAACGCATTATAGGGAAGATTATTGA
- the uvrC gene encoding excinuclease ABC subunit UvrC, whose amino-acid sequence MSVFEAKAELAKIPTEPGVYRYFSEEGEIIYVGKAKNLKNRVSSYFVKNHPDRKTRRLVSQIRRIEYTIVHTEFDALLLENQLIKRYQPRFNILLRDDKTYPFIKVFNEPFPRVETTRRLDKKTGTFYGPFANSRSMYNLLDMFRELYTLRTCNLNLTPENIEAGKFKVCMEFHLKRCKGPCEGRQSLEDYNREIDSVHQILKGQLSIPQNYFKQNMIASAEKMEFEKAHEWKLKLETLQNFQSKSTVINPKIGNVDVVAIASDEDAAYVNYLKIVNGYIMAAQTLEIKKKLDEPDDEILALVLFEMRSTYESDAKEIISNIDITTDFKAEITIPKIGDKRSLLDMALKNVHFYRKEKHERQMIESSATTNRRDRVLIKLKADLQLKGLPHHIECFDNSNIQGTNPVAAMVCFKEGRPSKKDYRHFSIKTVIGPNDFASMHEVVTRRYTRLLEEEAPLPDLIVVDGGKGQLSAACDALKALNLYGKIPIVGIAKRLEEIYFPEDPLPLYIDKKSESLRLIQQIRDEAHRFAITYHRDKRSRNAFVSELENIEGIGKKTAANLLKEFRSVKAIREADAETIAQFVGKDKAQKIKEYFATIEQ is encoded by the coding sequence ATGTCCGTTTTTGAAGCCAAAGCAGAGTTAGCTAAAATTCCGACCGAGCCGGGAGTGTATCGTTATTTTAGCGAAGAAGGGGAGATTATTTACGTGGGAAAGGCCAAAAACCTCAAAAACCGCGTCAGCAGTTATTTTGTTAAAAATCATCCCGACCGCAAAACGCGGCGGTTGGTAAGTCAGATCCGACGCATCGAATACACCATTGTGCATACGGAATTCGACGCCCTTTTGCTCGAAAACCAACTCATCAAACGCTACCAGCCGCGCTTCAATATCCTGCTGCGCGATGATAAAACCTATCCGTTCATCAAGGTGTTCAATGAGCCTTTTCCGCGCGTGGAAACCACGCGTCGATTAGATAAAAAAACGGGGACCTTTTACGGGCCGTTTGCCAATTCGCGTTCGATGTACAACCTCTTGGATATGTTTCGGGAGTTGTATACGCTGCGTACCTGTAACCTTAATCTCACCCCCGAAAATATTGAAGCAGGCAAGTTTAAGGTGTGCATGGAGTTTCACCTCAAACGCTGCAAAGGCCCCTGCGAAGGAAGGCAGTCGCTTGAAGACTATAACCGGGAAATCGATTCCGTCCATCAGATACTGAAGGGCCAATTGAGTATTCCGCAAAATTATTTTAAGCAAAATATGATCGCTTCGGCCGAAAAGATGGAGTTTGAAAAAGCCCACGAATGGAAACTGAAGCTGGAAACACTCCAAAATTTCCAATCCAAGTCAACGGTCATCAACCCCAAGATCGGCAACGTGGATGTGGTCGCGATCGCTTCCGATGAAGATGCCGCCTACGTTAATTACCTCAAGATCGTGAACGGCTACATCATGGCTGCCCAAACGCTGGAAATAAAGAAAAAACTCGATGAGCCCGACGACGAAATATTGGCGTTGGTGCTGTTTGAGATGCGTAGCACCTACGAAAGCGACGCCAAAGAGATCATCTCCAACATCGACATTACGACCGATTTTAAAGCGGAGATCACCATCCCGAAAATCGGCGATAAGCGGAGCCTGCTGGACATGGCGCTCAAAAACGTGCATTTTTACCGTAAAGAAAAGCATGAGCGACAGATGATCGAGTCCAGCGCCACGACCAACCGCCGCGACCGCGTACTGATCAAACTCAAAGCCGACCTGCAACTCAAAGGCCTGCCGCACCACATTGAGTGTTTTGACAACTCCAACATTCAGGGCACCAATCCCGTCGCGGCCATGGTGTGTTTCAAAGAAGGACGTCCGTCGAAGAAAGATTATCGACATTTCAGCATCAAGACTGTCATCGGTCCCAACGACTTTGCGAGTATGCACGAGGTGGTTACGCGGCGCTACACGCGCCTGCTGGAAGAAGAAGCACCGCTGCCCGACCTGATCGTGGTCGATGGGGGCAAGGGCCAGCTCAGTGCGGCCTGTGATGCGCTCAAAGCGCTGAACCTGTACGGCAAAATTCCCATTGTGGGCATTGCCAAGCGGTTGGAAGAGATCTATTTTCCCGAAGATCCGTTGCCGTTGTACATTGATAAAAAATCAGAATCCCTGCGCCTTATTCAGCAGATACGCGACGAAGCGCACCGCTTTGCCATTACGTATCACCGCGATAAGCGCAGTCGCAATGCGTTTGTGAGTGAGTTGGAAAATATCGAAGGGATCGGCAAGAAAACCGCGGCCAATCTGCTCAAAGAGTTTCGGAGTGTGAAGGCCATTCGGGAAGCCGACGCAGAGACAATAGCGCAGTTTGTAGGAAAAGACAAAGCCCAAAAGATCAAAGAGTATTTTGCGACGATAGAGCAGTGA
- the ytxJ gene encoding bacillithiol system redox-active protein YtxJ has product MNWNTLNDSAQLEEIKKESHNYPVLILKHSTRCSISSATLGRLERSWKQEEVGDLKPYFLDLIAYRPISNQIAEDFGVWHESPQALIIRNGESVYDASHFDISFDGIKAQVAALV; this is encoded by the coding sequence ATGAATTGGAATACATTGAACGACAGTGCTCAGTTAGAGGAAATCAAAAAAGAATCTCATAACTATCCCGTTTTGATCCTGAAACACAGCACGCGCTGCTCCATCAGCTCCGCCACCCTCGGGCGACTGGAACGCAGCTGGAAACAGGAAGAAGTGGGCGATCTGAAACCGTATTTTTTAGACCTGATCGCGTATCGTCCCATTTCCAATCAAATCGCGGAAGATTTTGGCGTTTGGCATGAGTCGCCGCAGGCGCTCATCATCCGCAACGGTGAAAGCGTGTATGATGCTTCCCATTTTGACATTTCCTTTGATGGCATCAAAGCGCAGGTCGCGGCTTTGGTATAA
- a CDS encoding 3-deoxy-D-manno-octulosonic acid transferase: protein MFAFIYTLGIYLAQGGARLVALFHPKTRLWVKGQAQTWSLIEESENGERKTENGKRKTPTENQKTATTNHKPRITNHQYTFWFHAASLGEFEQGRPVIEACRRQYPAARIVLTFFSPSGYENKKDYDQADVVCYLPADTPAHVARFLDAVQPDMALFIKYEFWPNYLFALKKRGIPALMFSAIFRPDQLFFKAYGGFYRNVLCCLDHILVQNRESEKLLKSIDYNQVTLAGDTRLDRVVQIAKQAKTFPLIEQFKGNTPLLIVGSAWPDDLEVIFAFLHHFKHPLRVIVAPHEINAEQIKHWRQAVSVESFVYSEWLEERKTENGRFSLPDFGTSSLLFLDTVGMLSSVYRYADFVFVGGGYRDGLHNTMEPAVFGMPIFFGQPYYRKFQEALDLLQLGGAQTVANADEFSKAFTEVYENELLRKKKADICREYVQKNAGATEKVMEVIKRTFIMR, encoded by the coding sequence TTGTTCGCTTTCATCTATACCCTTGGAATTTATTTGGCGCAGGGCGGTGCGCGTTTGGTTGCGCTTTTCCATCCCAAAACCCGTCTGTGGGTCAAAGGGCAGGCGCAGACTTGGTCGTTAATTGAGGAGTCGGAGAACGGAGAACGGAAAACGGAGAACGGAAAACGGAAAACGCCAACCGAAAATCAGAAAACGGCAACCACAAATCACAAACCACGAATCACGAATCACCAATATACCTTCTGGTTTCATGCGGCTTCGTTGGGGGAGTTTGAGCAGGGGCGTCCGGTCATCGAGGCGTGCCGCCGACAGTATCCTGCGGCCCGTATCGTTCTGACGTTCTTTTCTCCGTCAGGTTATGAAAACAAGAAAGACTATGACCAAGCGGATGTGGTTTGCTATTTACCCGCCGATACCCCTGCCCATGTGGCTCGTTTTCTGGACGCGGTGCAGCCCGATATGGCCCTTTTTATCAAGTATGAATTTTGGCCCAATTACCTTTTCGCCCTCAAAAAGCGTGGTATTCCTGCCCTTATGTTTTCGGCTATTTTTCGTCCCGATCAATTGTTTTTCAAAGCCTACGGTGGTTTTTACCGAAACGTGCTTTGTTGCCTCGATCATATTTTAGTGCAGAACCGGGAATCAGAAAAATTGTTAAAATCCATTGATTATAATCAGGTTACGCTGGCGGGTGATACACGTTTGGACCGTGTGGTACAAATCGCCAAACAGGCCAAAACCTTTCCGCTTATCGAACAGTTCAAAGGCAACACGCCGCTGCTCATCGTCGGCTCCGCGTGGCCGGATGATCTGGAAGTAATCTTTGCCTTCCTCCATCATTTCAAACATCCGCTCAGGGTCATCGTAGCTCCGCACGAGATCAATGCCGAGCAAATCAAACATTGGCGGCAGGCCGTAAGCGTAGAATCGTTTGTCTACAGTGAGTGGTTGGAAGAACGGAAAACGGAGAATGGGCGTTTTTCACTGCCTGATTTCGGCACTTCTTCGCTTCTTTTTCTTGATACCGTTGGGATGCTTTCTTCGGTGTATCGTTATGCGGATTTTGTGTTTGTGGGCGGCGGCTACCGCGATGGATTACACAATACGATGGAGCCGGCGGTGTTTGGCATGCCGATCTTCTTCGGACAGCCGTATTACCGAAAATTTCAGGAAGCCCTCGACCTACTCCAACTCGGCGGTGCACAGACCGTAGCCAATGCCGATGAGTTTTCCAAAGCTTTTACGGAAGTGTATGAAAATGAGTTGTTAAGAAAGAAAAAGGCCGATATTTGCCGTGAATACGTGCAGAAAAATGCGGGCGCTACGGAGAAAGTAATGGAGGTAATCAAGCGTACATTTATCATGCGGTAA
- a CDS encoding cytochrome-c peroxidase, with amino-acid sequence MKKSLIIGISFGIWAWAACNRTPNPLTPVGPDPSGDKIEVPQPSYFPMKVYDLTTNPVTLNGFLLGKSLFYDGILSRNGTIACGTCHQQAAAFTHHGHDLSHGIDDRLGTRNAPSLQNLAWSREFFWDGGVPHLDLFSIAPIENPVEMDEKMPNVLQKLRTGKNPDYPELFKKAFGSTEITTERFSKALSQFMLLMVSNNSRYDIYLRGTANALTATEKEGLTIFRQKCGSCHTGELFTDQSYRNNGLSIDRNPDQGRFNITQNPDDRHKFKVPSLRNVGLTAPYMHDGRFTTLEQVLDHYAQNVKQTPNLDGLLLNDGKLGISLTADEKQKIIAFLKTLSDEQFVQDTRFSDPGFGHSF; translated from the coding sequence ATGAAAAAATCATTGATCATCGGAATCTCCTTTGGAATTTGGGCGTGGGCAGCGTGTAATCGCACGCCCAATCCCCTAACGCCCGTTGGCCCCGACCCTTCCGGAGATAAAATAGAGGTTCCGCAACCGAGCTATTTTCCGATGAAGGTCTATGATCTGACAACCAATCCTGTAACCTTAAATGGTTTTCTACTGGGGAAATCGTTGTTTTATGACGGAATTTTATCGCGCAACGGCACCATTGCCTGCGGCACCTGCCATCAGCAAGCGGCCGCTTTTACCCACCACGGCCACGATCTCAGCCATGGCATCGACGACAGGCTCGGAACACGCAATGCGCCTTCCCTCCAAAATTTAGCTTGGTCCAGGGAATTTTTTTGGGACGGCGGCGTGCCACATTTAGACCTTTTTTCGATTGCGCCCATTGAAAATCCCGTTGAAATGGACGAAAAAATGCCCAACGTATTACAGAAACTGCGCACCGGCAAAAACCCCGATTATCCCGAACTTTTCAAAAAAGCCTTTGGCAGTACCGAGATTACCACTGAGCGATTCAGCAAGGCCCTGTCGCAATTTATGCTGCTGATGGTTTCCAACAATTCACGCTACGATATTTATCTGCGAGGTACTGCTAACGCGCTCACTGCTACCGAGAAAGAAGGTCTTACGATTTTCAGACAAAAGTGCGGGAGCTGCCATACGGGCGAATTATTTACCGACCAAAGCTACCGAAACAACGGCTTGAGCATTGACCGAAATCCCGACCAAGGGCGTTTCAACATCACCCAAAACCCCGATGACCGACATAAATTTAAAGTTCCGAGCTTGCGAAATGTAGGGCTCACGGCCCCTTACATGCACGACGGCCGTTTTACAACGCTTGAGCAGGTATTGGACCATTATGCACAAAATGTTAAACAAACACCCAACCTTGATGGTTTACTACTGAATGACGGAAAATTGGGAATTTCGCTGACGGCAGATGAAAAGCAAAAAATCATTGCATTTCTTAAAACACTTTCTGACGAGCAATTCGTACAGGACACTCGTTTTTCTGACCCCGGATTCGGGCATTCCTTTTAA
- a CDS encoding energy transducer TonB, protein MNTYKHPFPVLAESSEAMTLDDIIFMNRHREYGAYDLRKAYPTALRNAVLLGIGLFLLMFIGPTIYGHLAPDEPQFSMKELQLSDVTLAPKEEKPLPELEKPKELPKQAAVRYLTPEVTENPPHEELPPPTEEFEKAPPGPETIEGTGGEEVAIIAPPEDTPAPEATKPAEVEAKAPEIFEKVEIDPQFAGGPEGLRAFLMKNLHYPSPAQRSNIQGRVYLTFTVEPDGSLSNLNVIRGIGFGCDEEALRVMKLMPKWKPGKQSGRAVRVKFTMPIVFALE, encoded by the coding sequence ATGAATACGTACAAACACCCCTTCCCGGTCTTGGCCGAGAGCAGCGAAGCTATGACCTTAGACGACATCATCTTCATGAACCGTCACCGTGAGTACGGTGCTTACGACCTCCGAAAAGCTTATCCGACGGCGCTCCGAAATGCTGTTTTGTTGGGTATCGGTCTCTTTTTGCTGATGTTTATCGGCCCCACCATTTATGGACACCTGGCTCCCGATGAGCCTCAATTTTCGATGAAAGAGCTCCAATTGAGTGATGTAACGCTCGCCCCGAAAGAAGAAAAACCGCTGCCGGAATTGGAGAAGCCCAAGGAACTGCCCAAGCAGGCCGCTGTACGCTACCTGACGCCGGAAGTGACGGAAAACCCTCCTCATGAAGAACTGCCGCCGCCAACGGAAGAGTTTGAAAAAGCCCCGCCCGGTCCCGAAACCATTGAAGGTACAGGCGGGGAGGAGGTTGCTATTATAGCCCCTCCCGAAGATACGCCCGCCCCGGAAGCCACCAAGCCTGCCGAAGTGGAAGCCAAAGCGCCGGAAATATTTGAAAAGGTGGAGATCGACCCGCAGTTTGCGGGAGGGCCCGAAGGTCTACGGGCATTTTTGATGAAAAACCTGCATTACCCAAGTCCTGCCCAACGAAGCAACATTCAGGGGCGCGTCTACCTGACGTTTACGGTGGAGCCGGACGGGTCATTGTCCAACCTCAATGTCATCCGGGGAATCGGATTTGGGTGTGATGAAGAAGCCCTGCGGGTTATGAAACTGATGCCGAAATGGAAACCGGGCAAGCAATCGGGGCGGGCCGTAAGAGTGAAATTTACGATGCCGATCGTGTTTGCGCTGGAGTAG
- a CDS encoding PadR family transcriptional regulator, with product MEATSNEFLRGTLKTIVLKLLAEQGRMYGYEITQSVKERTNGEITLTFGALYPVLHKLEQEGFLLTESEEVDGRLRKYYTLTPSGSATAIQKVSEFERFVEAMQTLLQSQQGLSLG from the coding sequence ATGGAAGCAACAAGTAACGAATTTTTACGGGGAACTCTCAAGACGATTGTGCTGAAATTATTAGCCGAGCAGGGACGTATGTACGGCTACGAAATTACTCAGTCCGTAAAGGAGCGTACCAATGGCGAAATCACGCTGACGTTCGGAGCCTTATATCCGGTACTGCATAAGTTGGAGCAGGAAGGTTTTCTATTGACGGAATCGGAAGAAGTGGATGGTCGTTTGCGCAAGTATTATACCCTCACACCGAGCGGAAGCGCAACGGCTATCCAGAAAGTGTCTGAATTTGAACGCTTTGTGGAGGCTATGCAAACCCTTCTTCAATCTCAGCAAGGGCTTTCATTGGGGTAA
- a CDS encoding monooxygenase: protein MTTALLVSSCQTKDAEEVLEEGSFKLIQTQIFDKSCATSGCHASEQDASFRQHGLVLTANVSYDNLVNKFTKNTAAKADSMRLVMPGNVAKSFLYTKINCSAASQLAGKQYGNPMPLGANGLSVGEIEFIRKWIESGAPRSGGSIDASLITNSVPLCGSGFGSTFTALEPPKASEGLQLHLEPFEVANTYEREIFVRKPVGNTTELYINRIQSRMRPGSHHFILYDFKSQNNLPPTGQVRDLRNADGTSNLLTFLSMQNHVFWAGTQTQEYDYQFPEGVALRIPANYSFDFNSHYVNKTTGKIPGEVYVNLYKQAKEKVKIVANSLNLAHESLNLPAGQRSVVTKTFTFSKPTKVLMLTSHTHKLGEKFVIKIVGGDRNGEIVYESTDWEHPLIKTFTQPLELKKGEGLMSEVTFNNTTTKTVRFGLTSEDEMNIIFGYYYEQ, encoded by the coding sequence GTGACAACAGCCCTTTTAGTGAGTTCCTGCCAAACCAAAGATGCAGAAGAGGTACTGGAAGAAGGTTCCTTTAAACTCATTCAGACTCAAATCTTTGATAAGTCCTGCGCCACCTCGGGCTGTCATGCCTCAGAGCAGGACGCCTCGTTTCGTCAGCACGGTCTGGTGCTGACTGCTAATGTATCGTACGATAATCTGGTCAATAAATTTACCAAAAATACGGCCGCTAAGGCCGACTCCATGCGATTGGTGATGCCCGGCAATGTCGCCAAAAGTTTCCTATATACCAAGATCAATTGCAGCGCAGCCTCACAGTTAGCCGGTAAACAATACGGAAATCCTATGCCGCTGGGAGCCAACGGGCTGTCGGTGGGTGAGATCGAATTTATCCGTAAATGGATTGAGTCAGGCGCCCCCCGTTCCGGAGGCTCCATTGATGCTTCCCTGATTACCAATTCCGTTCCGCTCTGCGGTTCCGGCTTCGGCAGTACCTTTACGGCGTTGGAACCTCCCAAAGCAAGCGAAGGACTCCAACTCCACCTGGAGCCGTTTGAGGTAGCCAATACCTACGAGCGGGAAATCTTTGTTCGTAAACCTGTAGGCAACACAACCGAATTGTACATTAACCGCATTCAATCACGCATGCGTCCCGGCAGTCATCATTTTATTCTGTACGATTTCAAAAGCCAGAATAATCTGCCCCCCACAGGTCAGGTGAGAGACCTCCGCAATGCCGACGGCACCAGCAATCTGCTGACGTTTTTGAGTATGCAAAACCACGTTTTTTGGGCAGGTACCCAAACGCAGGAGTATGATTATCAGTTTCCGGAAGGAGTAGCGCTACGCATTCCGGCCAATTATTCATTTGACTTTAACTCGCACTACGTTAACAAAACAACAGGCAAAATCCCCGGTGAAGTGTACGTAAACCTTTATAAACAAGCCAAAGAAAAAGTTAAAATCGTAGCCAATTCTCTCAATTTGGCACATGAGAGTCTTAACCTCCCCGCCGGGCAGCGCTCAGTGGTGACCAAAACGTTTACCTTTTCCAAACCCACAAAAGTACTGATGCTCACATCACACACTCACAAATTGGGTGAGAAGTTCGTCATTAAAATCGTCGGCGGCGACCGCAACGGTGAGATCGTTTATGAAAGTACCGACTGGGAGCACCCGCTCATCAAAACCTTCACTCAGCCGCTGGAACTTAAAAAAGGCGAAGGGCTGATGTCAGAAGTAACGTTCAATAATACTACAACTAAAACTGTAAGATTCGGCCTCACCAGCGAAGACGAGATGAACATTATCTTTGGATATTATTACGAGCAGTAA